The following proteins are co-located in the Chryseobacterium daecheongense genome:
- a CDS encoding DUF5712 family protein, producing MDQNKAKLCKDDSKFFSVVVSPSPAEIKNLGDNENERIENLKSFVRQEVMQSYAENFNKNLNNEDIMFYGKIHKERGSESNEDLHAHIIISRKTIDNKIKISPQTNHKNTQNGKVKGGFNRKEFMNKCEVSFDKRFQYQRKFEDSFEYKNALKNGSFESKQKAFQKAAEIKYNEDTKKQNRPREINQKIVITTQKIKR from the coding sequence ATAGATCAGAACAAAGCAAAGCTTTGCAAAGATGATTCAAAGTTTTTTAGTGTTGTTGTTTCTCCAAGTCCTGCTGAGATTAAAAACCTGGGTGACAACGAAAATGAAAGAATTGAAAATTTAAAAAGCTTTGTTCGGCAAGAAGTAATGCAGTCTTACGCAGAAAACTTCAATAAAAATTTAAATAACGAGGATATCATGTTCTATGGTAAAATACACAAAGAAAGAGGTAGCGAGAGTAACGAAGACTTGCATGCTCATATCATTATTAGTAGAAAGACTATTGATAATAAAATAAAAATTAGTCCACAAACTAATCACAAGAATACTCAAAACGGGAAAGTCAAGGGTGGATTTAATAGAAAAGAATTTATGAATAAATGTGAAGTTTCATTTGATAAAAGGTTTCAATATCAAAGAAAATTTGAAGATAGTTTTGAGTATAAAAATGCTTTAAAGAATGGCTCTTTTGAATCTAAACAAAAGGCTTTTCAAAAAGCAGCAGAAATAAAGTATAATGAAGATACAAAAAAGCAAAACAGACCTAGAGAAATCAATCAAAAGATTGTTATAACCACTCAAAAAATAAAAAGATAA
- a CDS encoding alpha-ketoglutarate-dependent dioxygenase AlkB: MSLGQTRNFYFRKKDHHSSKYRLPLPHGSLLIMKGDLQENWEHRIAKSNIPMKERINLTFRLIKS; this comes from the coding sequence ATCAGTCTTGGACAAACCAGAAATTTTTATTTCAGAAAAAAAGATCATCATTCAAGTAAATATAGACTACCATTACCCCATGGATCATTGCTCATAATGAAAGGTGATCTCCAGGAAAACTGGGAGCATCGTATTGCTAAATCGAATATACCAATGAAAGAAAGAATAAATCTGACTTTTCGATTAATAAAGTCTTAA
- the traM gene encoding conjugative transposon protein TraM, producing the protein MKKTILTICLMAGSLSFAISPVKTIPTHFLTSKVETLEKQVKARLITSGQVQNGGTLTFILLEPLIISGMEIKKDQIISGIVNEKDGRLFVEINTIKVNEKIHPVKMKIYSENGIEGLGIIGKKRTSKKAIEIPNGLYVRVMAQETNFEQRSDE; encoded by the coding sequence ATGAAAAAAACAATTTTAACAATCTGTTTAATGGCTGGAAGCTTAAGTTTTGCAATTTCCCCAGTTAAAACAATCCCCACACATTTTTTAACTTCAAAAGTTGAAACTCTAGAAAAGCAAGTTAAAGCTAGATTAATTACCTCAGGGCAAGTGCAAAATGGAGGAACATTAACCTTTATTCTACTTGAACCTCTTATAATTTCAGGAATGGAAATCAAAAAAGATCAAATAATTTCCGGGATTGTTAATGAAAAAGACGGACGTCTCTTTGTTGAGATTAATACCATTAAGGTTAATGAAAAAATCCACCCTGTAAAAATGAAGATATACTCAGAAAATGGAATTGAGGGATTAGGAATTATTGGAAAGAAAAGAACTTCTAAAAAAGCAATTGAAATTCCAAATGGATTATATGTGAGGGTTATGGCTCAAGAAACAAATTTTGAACAAAGAAGCGACGAATGA
- a CDS encoding GNAT family N-acetyltransferase gives MENSYYIYFKLENMTYIINGLRNILMLPFTLLKIIIAVMSIAIKWVARRILKNEFESERKFLEISQNKRSELYKKNEILIEENKFLSKRLERLKYILEKNENSMTEATLTKHGEIVFMNYSQKNIFDSIYLSGENGDDKFWDSVMHFRDYGNEIKIVDFLTKNDSENKGYGRVLMNFVIAEARKKDIKCITGDLSSVDADNFHWLIPFYESFGFECKLFNEDKIIRGNIRLMLNSPVKQAG, from the coding sequence ATGGAAAATTCTTATTATATTTATTTCAAATTAGAAAATATGACATACATTATCAATGGATTAAGAAATATCTTAATGTTACCTTTTACGTTACTCAAAATAATAATTGCAGTGATGAGTATAGCAATAAAATGGGTGGCTCGTAGAATTCTTAAAAATGAATTTGAGTCCGAGCGAAAATTTTTAGAAATTTCTCAAAATAAGAGAAGCGAATTGTATAAAAAGAATGAAATCCTGATAGAAGAAAATAAATTTTTATCTAAGAGATTAGAACGATTGAAATATATTCTTGAAAAAAATGAAAATTCTATGACTGAGGCAACTCTAACTAAACATGGTGAAATAGTATTCATGAATTATTCTCAAAAGAATATTTTTGATAGTATTTATCTGTCAGGTGAAAATGGAGATGATAAATTTTGGGATTCTGTAATGCATTTTAGAGATTATGGCAATGAAATTAAAATTGTTGATTTTTTAACAAAAAATGACTCTGAAAATAAAGGCTATGGTAGAGTGTTGATGAATTTTGTCATTGCAGAAGCAAGAAAAAAGGATATTAAATGTATCACAGGAGATTTATCGAGTGTTGATGCGGATAATTTTCATTGGCTAATCCCATTTTATGAATCATTCGGTTTTGAGTGTAAATTATTTAATGAAGATAAAATAATAAGAGGAAATATAAGGCTGATGTTAAATAGCCCAGTAAAACAAGCAGGGTAA
- a CDS encoding DUF3945 domain-containing protein: protein MENELINPQEASELKPSTDTLLVLNIHTNQVEMVKGVDKDGNLQKVPPQEKKDNEPLISVDKYGDVFSNFFSNFYRQLKNPTHFNFFKVSEYDAVNTANDLQKYVDQASSEEKEKLKGYEVLPQHSNNPKNQNTMDNNTENQEYRFQPEQIDWKTMEKFGLNQEKLEKMNAMDSLLRGFKTNTLIPITINLGTAVSKMDVRLSLQTGDTGQVAVHLHGIRKEPSLNNKFLGHQFSDEDKKNLRETGNMGRVVDLVNPKTEEIIPSVISRDRLTNELVAYRAEYMKIPDEIKGIRLDEHQKQTLLEGSPLYLEGMTSKKGELFDATVQFNADKRYVEFLFGNNQVPQQSQQHNHNQQQTQPMDKEAPKVFRGKELDDSQYEKFKAGQTVYVDGLTDTKGKAYQGYITFNKETFKTDFSFNHPNKLKEEAKPTEDHKTQTAVNNHGRNHEATKNVKEPLESKQQQTASKQQEDQQKKVRKPRGPKL, encoded by the coding sequence ATGGAAAATGAATTGATAAACCCTCAGGAAGCTAGTGAACTTAAACCCTCAACAGATACACTCCTTGTCCTGAACATTCATACCAACCAGGTTGAAATGGTCAAAGGTGTAGATAAAGATGGAAACCTTCAAAAAGTTCCTCCACAAGAAAAAAAGGATAATGAGCCGCTGATCAGCGTTGATAAATACGGAGATGTCTTCTCCAACTTCTTTTCCAACTTTTACCGGCAGCTTAAAAATCCCACGCATTTCAACTTTTTCAAAGTTTCGGAATACGATGCTGTTAATACCGCTAACGATCTTCAAAAATATGTTGATCAGGCATCATCTGAAGAAAAAGAAAAGCTGAAAGGCTACGAAGTTTTACCTCAACATAGCAACAATCCAAAAAATCAAAATACAATGGACAACAACACAGAAAATCAGGAGTACCGTTTTCAGCCTGAACAGATCGACTGGAAAACGATGGAAAAGTTCGGACTTAATCAGGAGAAGCTTGAAAAAATGAATGCCATGGATTCATTACTCAGAGGCTTTAAAACCAATACATTAATTCCCATCACCATTAATTTAGGAACAGCAGTCAGCAAGATGGATGTCAGGTTATCTCTTCAAACAGGAGATACGGGACAGGTTGCCGTTCATTTGCATGGAATCCGAAAAGAGCCCAGTCTCAATAATAAATTCTTAGGTCATCAGTTCAGTGATGAAGACAAAAAGAACCTTAGAGAAACCGGGAATATGGGCAGGGTAGTAGATTTGGTCAATCCTAAAACAGAAGAAATCATTCCATCAGTGATCAGCCGTGACCGTTTAACCAATGAATTGGTTGCCTATCGGGCAGAATACATGAAAATTCCTGATGAAATAAAAGGAATTAGGCTTGATGAACATCAGAAACAAACCCTATTGGAAGGAAGTCCATTGTATCTTGAAGGCATGACCTCTAAAAAAGGTGAACTTTTCGATGCCACTGTACAGTTCAATGCGGATAAGCGATATGTGGAATTTTTGTTTGGCAATAACCAGGTACCGCAACAAAGTCAACAGCACAATCATAACCAACAGCAAACTCAACCTATGGATAAAGAAGCCCCCAAAGTATTCAGAGGAAAAGAGCTGGACGATTCTCAGTATGAAAAGTTCAAAGCCGGGCAAACCGTGTACGTTGATGGCCTTACCGATACTAAAGGTAAAGCCTATCAAGGCTATATTACCTTCAATAAAGAAACCTTTAAAACCGATTTCTCCTTCAATCATCCTAATAAACTTAAAGAGGAGGCAAAACCTACAGAAGATCATAAGACCCAAACTGCGGTTAACAACCATGGTAGAAACCATGAAGCTACTAAAAATGTGAAGGAGCCTTTAGAATCAAAACAGCAGCAGACTGCTAGCAAACAACAGGAAGACCAGCAAAAAAAGGTTAGAAAACCACGAGGACCCAAACTATAA
- a CDS encoding GIY-YIG nuclease family protein encodes MKGFYIYMFLNKENQPLYIGLTTNLIGRIEDNHFKLVSTGLDESCLNEISNILYHECLSSEDMKIKERFLINKLNPKYNISFNSNNEFSFDINIDWYSYDEFETRMRLKKYEKFSLEIQNILLSQDSLDYSKTTNAKISNEANNLLKRISFSSSIPGYKIISSLIIDFYNKHIEDFRIDV; translated from the coding sequence ATGAAAGGATTTTATATATATATGTTTTTAAATAAAGAGAATCAGCCTCTTTATATTGGCTTAACCACTAATTTAATAGGAAGGATTGAGGATAACCATTTTAAGCTTGTTAGTACAGGATTAGATGAGAGTTGTCTTAATGAAATTTCAAATATACTTTATCATGAATGCTTATCCTCTGAAGATATGAAGATAAAAGAAAGATTTTTGATAAATAAATTAAATCCTAAATATAACATCTCTTTTAATTCGAATAATGAGTTTTCATTTGACATTAATATAGATTGGTATTCTTATGATGAATTTGAAACGAGAATGAGATTGAAAAAATATGAAAAATTCTCTTTAGAAATTCAAAATATACTACTATCACAAGACTCTTTAGATTATTCGAAAACAACTAATGCAAAAATTTCGAATGAAGCTAATAATTTATTAAAGAGAATTTCATTTTCATCTAGCATTCCTGGATATAAAATTATTAGCAGCTTAATCATTGACTTTTATAATAAACATATTGAAGATTTTAGAATTGATGTTTAA
- a CDS encoding restriction endonuclease, giving the protein MTPSIKDQLVRDILVLEHSITSPRDDREICFTFHQVISKLLSNDGFKTILNPSPDTSKFDFMCTKQDSRDRICISLQNSGKSVYEERVHERVSFAFNYPYNRLILFAPHGFTSACYRFINSTDPLKVELLTLDDLKSWTSKIEIESNLNTHEYEDIIKIVSKTFIEKIAEDPNFLLKIEWREFEKTIAELFEGLAFDVTLTSPSKDGGKDIILELVKKGISMKYIVEIKHWKSKQLVGQKSVKEFLKVICNEKRKSGLFLSTYGFTSNAFEGLTELERKKIRFGDQQKIVSLCNTYLKVKSGIWTPLQDLQEVLYEQTF; this is encoded by the coding sequence ATGACTCCCTCAATAAAAGATCAACTTGTACGTGATATTCTTGTTTTAGAACATTCTATAACAAGTCCAAGAGACGATCGGGAAATTTGCTTTACATTTCATCAAGTCATTTCAAAATTGTTATCAAATGATGGTTTTAAAACTATACTTAATCCAAGTCCTGATACAAGTAAATTTGATTTCATGTGCACAAAGCAAGATTCTCGAGACAGAATATGTATTTCCCTTCAAAATTCAGGTAAAAGTGTTTATGAAGAGCGAGTACACGAGAGGGTATCATTTGCTTTCAACTATCCTTATAACCGTCTTATTTTGTTTGCGCCTCATGGTTTCACTTCAGCATGCTATCGTTTTATAAATAGTACTGATCCATTAAAAGTGGAACTATTAACCTTAGATGACTTGAAATCTTGGACATCTAAAATAGAAATAGAGTCTAACCTAAATACCCATGAATATGAAGACATCATCAAAATTGTAAGCAAAACATTTATAGAAAAGATAGCGGAAGATCCCAACTTTTTGTTGAAAATAGAATGGAGAGAATTCGAGAAAACAATAGCCGAGTTATTTGAAGGCTTGGCATTTGATGTGACCCTTACATCACCAAGCAAAGATGGAGGTAAGGATATTATTTTGGAGCTTGTCAAAAAAGGAATATCCATGAAATATATTGTCGAGATTAAGCACTGGAAATCCAAACAACTGGTAGGACAAAAATCTGTAAAAGAATTTTTAAAAGTAATTTGCAATGAAAAAAGAAAGAGCGGTTTGTTTTTATCAACATACGGCTTTACTTCAAATGCTTTCGAAGGTTTAACAGAGTTAGAAAGAAAAAAAATTAGATTTGGAGATCAACAAAAAATCGTCTCACTATGCAATACTTACCTGAAAGTTAAATCTGGAATCTGGACTCCTTTACAGGATTTGCAGGAAGTTCTTTATGAACAAACTTTTTAA
- a CDS encoding helix-turn-helix domain-containing protein — translation MNIERTEFIAWMERIMERFDLLKEQMLKNQSRFIEVDGEQLLDNQDVLQLLKISSRSLQRYRTDKKLPYYTISGKLYYKLSDVHQLIRECLNS, via the coding sequence ATGAATATCGAAAGGACAGAATTTATCGCCTGGATGGAGAGAATCATGGAAAGATTTGATCTTCTGAAAGAGCAGATGCTTAAGAACCAGTCCAGATTTATAGAAGTAGACGGAGAGCAGCTTCTGGATAACCAGGATGTTTTACAGCTTTTAAAAATAAGTTCCCGATCATTACAGCGGTATAGGACAGATAAAAAGTTGCCTTATTATACCATTAGCGGAAAGTTATACTATAAGCTTTCTGATGTCCATCAATTGATCAGAGAATGCTTAAACTCTTAA
- a CDS encoding SdpA family antimicrobial peptide system protein, with protein sequence MKKVSIYSIIALFSGLFIVLFIFFKLLSVYLGNNPLNNSQSIKASYVSFFPEGWAFFTKTSKDPKIHIFSVKGNKIEYLNLRNFSSEYYFGISRHNRVLNVEIGNITQRIKEDSVKSFTITTKSELHILDGIKADTLQYSDLVMDKKSIKDFNGKYLISLEFLPPWPLLNQSPDYPSKFVIFPINIITK encoded by the coding sequence ATGAAGAAAGTAAGTATATATTCAATAATAGCTCTATTTTCAGGGCTATTTATTGTTTTATTCATATTTTTTAAGCTCCTTAGTGTATATTTAGGAAACAACCCTCTTAACAATAGCCAGAGCATAAAAGCATCCTACGTTTCGTTTTTTCCGGAAGGTTGGGCATTTTTTACCAAGACATCAAAAGATCCAAAAATTCACATCTTTTCTGTCAAAGGGAATAAGATAGAATACCTTAATCTTAGGAATTTTTCCTCTGAATATTATTTTGGTATATCAAGGCACAATCGAGTATTAAATGTTGAAATAGGTAATATTACACAACGTATTAAAGAAGATTCTGTTAAATCTTTTACAATAACCACAAAGTCTGAATTACATATTTTGGATGGGATAAAAGCTGACACTTTACAATATTCAGATCTAGTAATGGATAAGAAAAGTATTAAAGACTTTAACGGAAAATACTTAATTTCATTAGAATTTCTTCCTCCATGGCCTTTATTAAACCAAAGTCCAGATTACCCTTCTAAATTTGTCATTTTCCCTATAAATATTATCACGAAATGA
- a CDS encoding helix-turn-helix transcriptional regulator encodes MKVRLEKIREERIQKGYSQTYIADLLDISQAQYSRLENGENDFDIKKLGELLEILDINFFDVIEFSGKQKLFANSLLIGSSGFYNRDAEFIKKIVTEVLDNLFPYLQ; translated from the coding sequence ATGAAAGTCAGATTAGAAAAAATAAGAGAAGAACGCATACAAAAAGGCTATTCTCAAACATATATTGCGGATCTACTTGATATTTCACAGGCGCAGTACAGTCGTTTAGAAAATGGAGAAAATGATTTCGATATAAAAAAACTTGGTGAATTATTAGAAATTTTAGATATTAATTTTTTTGATGTCATTGAATTCAGTGGCAAACAAAAACTTTTTGCTAATTCATTACTTATAGGGAGTAGTGGCTTTTACAATAGAGATGCTGAGTTCATAAAGAAAATTGTAACTGAGGTCTTGGATAATTTATTTCCCTATCTCCAATAA
- a CDS encoding type IV secretory system conjugative DNA transfer family protein: protein MENGFIKSMMILFILMIIVLSVFYGVKILYEINFGGWIYGFKIVKSIILSPNNINSLKLWNLAFCIVMELLIYWIELFFLKLIFPSLVPVYKKYTDFIFYPFRPLFTKFSLFNFSNSVITKKSTIEENSTTVDLELMNDGKLTIPNPYRGILVIGGAGSGKSESIAVPLIREFSKLDFTGIVYDFKFPALSDEVETFYRNKPVKHFVLNLNNAERTHRVNPLHPKYMPHVAYAREYATAIIKNLMKESIKREDFWSRSATDLLTACIWYMKQNHPHFCDLPHIFSLITSDHKKLIELLSKHDETRDMIISLATALVSGAGEQIAGVVGSLQGAISQINTPEFMYIFGADEFSLDVNDPNNPIVLTVGSNPTIAGALSPLCSLVITVASKQMNTPERQSSFILLDESPTVFIPNIEVVPNTGRSNKISTVLFCQDLSQLNDNYGKEKAEVLFASCLNHFYGRVASSHTADILSKQFGKEDKYFESKNTSRSTKNILIKNYGKTYAVQEREIFRNSEFMNLPVGVFIGKISDSSKPFFYEKFKTVNPGQKEKTINNLPQHSRTDITNFYKAVKADISDIFNGIKSHSTEAIDSIPKKIEKIEKDQNVEETQNSDNSHPEASDNSNGNIDDELTRLWNNLKN, encoded by the coding sequence ATGGAAAATGGTTTTATTAAAAGTATGATGATCTTGTTTATACTCATGATTATCGTTTTGTCAGTATTTTATGGCGTGAAAATCCTCTATGAAATTAATTTTGGTGGTTGGATTTATGGATTTAAAATTGTAAAAAGTATAATATTGAGCCCTAATAATATTAATTCATTAAAATTATGGAATTTGGCTTTTTGCATAGTAATGGAACTATTGATTTATTGGATTGAGTTATTTTTTCTTAAACTGATTTTTCCATCTTTAGTGCCTGTTTATAAAAAGTACACGGATTTTATTTTTTATCCTTTCCGTCCTTTATTTACTAAATTTTCATTATTTAATTTTTCAAATAGCGTTATTACAAAGAAATCTACAATTGAAGAAAATAGTACAACAGTTGATTTAGAATTAATGAATGATGGAAAACTTACAATTCCTAATCCTTATAGGGGAATTTTAGTGATTGGTGGAGCAGGATCGGGAAAATCTGAAAGTATTGCAGTTCCATTAATCCGTGAATTTTCTAAACTTGATTTTACAGGTATTGTTTATGATTTTAAATTTCCTGCATTATCTGATGAAGTAGAAACATTCTATAGAAATAAGCCAGTAAAGCATTTTGTTTTGAATCTTAACAATGCCGAAAGAACTCATAGAGTAAATCCGTTACACCCTAAATATATGCCACATGTAGCTTATGCCCGGGAGTATGCAACTGCTATCATAAAAAACTTAATGAAAGAAAGTATCAAAAGAGAAGATTTTTGGAGTAGATCAGCGACTGATCTGTTAACAGCCTGTATTTGGTATATGAAACAAAATCATCCTCATTTTTGCGATTTACCTCACATCTTTAGTTTAATCACTTCAGACCATAAGAAATTAATTGAATTATTATCGAAGCATGATGAAACAAGAGATATGATAATTTCATTGGCTACAGCTTTAGTGAGTGGAGCAGGAGAACAAATTGCAGGAGTAGTTGGAAGTCTTCAGGGGGCAATATCACAAATAAATACGCCTGAATTTATGTACATTTTTGGAGCGGATGAATTTAGTTTAGATGTTAATGATCCCAATAATCCAATAGTCCTAACAGTGGGTAGTAATCCAACCATTGCCGGTGCTCTATCTCCTTTATGTTCTTTGGTTATTACTGTAGCATCCAAGCAAATGAATACACCTGAGAGACAAAGTTCTTTTATATTATTGGATGAGTCTCCAACTGTGTTTATTCCAAATATTGAGGTTGTTCCAAATACAGGAAGAAGTAATAAAATTTCAACAGTATTATTTTGTCAAGATCTTTCACAACTTAATGATAACTACGGAAAAGAGAAAGCTGAAGTATTATTTGCAAGTTGCCTTAATCATTTTTATGGTAGAGTTGCTAGTTCTCATACTGCGGATATATTAAGTAAGCAATTTGGAAAAGAAGATAAATATTTTGAGAGTAAAAATACATCTCGTAGCACAAAGAATATTTTAATTAAAAATTATGGTAAAACTTATGCTGTACAAGAAAGAGAAATCTTTAGAAATTCAGAGTTTATGAATTTACCAGTGGGAGTTTTTATTGGGAAGATATCAGATAGTTCCAAACCTTTTTTCTACGAAAAATTTAAAACAGTTAATCCAGGGCAGAAAGAAAAAACTATTAATAATCTTCCACAGCATAGTAGAACTGATATCACAAATTTTTATAAGGCTGTTAAAGCTGATATTTCTGATATTTTTAATGGTATAAAGAGCCATTCTACAGAAGCAATTGATAGTATACCTAAAAAGATCGAGAAAATTGAAAAAGATCAGAATGTTGAAGAAACTCAAAATTCAGACAATTCTCATCCAGAGGCTTCGGATAATTCAAATGGGAATATTGATGATGAACTAACAAGGTTGTGGAATAATTTAAAGAATTAA
- a CDS encoding PH domain-containing protein, translated as MVRKYKARMGAMTIVLTLVLNVFIISLYYFIIFRKDYVEVPSTATKYFLLVLFAIIAIVPYILHPREYLIKDNFILIKSPVFTIKKINIYDLVDIKETNTGAFNMHMRMFASKGFWGYFGIFNSKPYGRYSVYASNLTDLVFIITKTKDITIISPNQRLDFITICQSIRSQQLEKIN; from the coding sequence ATGGTAAGAAAGTACAAAGCTAGAATGGGCGCTATGACTATAGTCCTTACATTAGTACTAAATGTATTTATTATTAGTCTTTATTATTTTATTATTTTTAGAAAAGATTATGTTGAGGTTCCTTCAACAGCAACGAAGTATTTTCTATTAGTGCTGTTTGCTATAATAGCAATAGTACCTTATATATTGCATCCCAGAGAGTATTTGATAAAAGATAATTTTATTCTTATAAAATCACCTGTTTTTACTATAAAAAAGATTAACATTTATGATTTGGTGGATATAAAAGAAACAAATACAGGTGCATTTAACATGCATATGCGTATGTTTGCTTCGAAGGGCTTTTGGGGATACTTTGGAATATTTAATTCAAAACCATATGGCAGGTATTCAGTATATGCTTCTAATCTAACTGATCTTGTATTTATTATTACAAAAACCAAGGATATAACAATTATCAGCCCAAACCAAAGGCTTGATTTTATAACAATTTGTCAAAGTATCAGATCTCAGCAATTAGAAAAAATTAATTAG
- a CDS encoding phospholipase D family protein, with the protein MKLITTPKDLNNNFKRLIRNYNFFKWATAWASTGNEISYELLKNRHKIVKITVGIHFYQTHPNFIKEFIEDPAVHFLEQPDGTFHPKVYLFSNDENNWELIIGSANFTTSAFSKNCEVCVLVTSKDSNADELYKTTLQLIDESFEYGKTFSELDWENYNKIWNIQQPKLNSLSGQYGASKDKPKPIHKIELQTKSWDQFVVDVYKKGSRDVQRRIKVIEIARELFSKAKHFNELDDDERKFIAGIPNNLLLKIEGAEDWAFFGSMKGAGKFKKQINDNSELISRALDQIPINGQITKMNYDNFLEYFQMALPGNYLATSTRLLAMKRPDIFICYDSKNNYGLCKDFSITRNGMDNERYWNEIILRVYDSEWWQKPNPKNEMETKISLARSAFLDSLYYEG; encoded by the coding sequence ATGAAATTAATAACTACACCAAAAGATTTAAATAATAATTTTAAACGATTAATAAGGAACTACAATTTTTTTAAGTGGGCAACTGCATGGGCAAGTACGGGAAATGAAATTTCTTATGAATTGCTCAAAAACAGGCACAAAATAGTGAAGATTACGGTTGGAATACACTTCTATCAAACTCATCCTAATTTTATCAAAGAATTTATAGAAGACCCAGCGGTTCATTTTTTAGAACAACCTGATGGAACATTTCACCCTAAAGTATATTTGTTTTCAAATGATGAAAATAATTGGGAACTTATTATAGGTAGTGCCAATTTTACAACAAGTGCTTTTTCAAAAAATTGTGAGGTTTGTGTTTTGGTCACGTCTAAAGATAGTAATGCCGATGAACTTTATAAAACCACATTACAACTTATTGATGAATCATTTGAATATGGAAAAACATTCAGTGAATTAGATTGGGAAAACTATAATAAGATCTGGAATATTCAACAACCCAAATTAAACAGTTTATCAGGGCAATACGGGGCATCCAAAGATAAACCTAAGCCTATCCATAAAATTGAGTTACAAACAAAATCTTGGGATCAATTTGTTGTTGATGTCTACAAAAAAGGTTCAAGGGATGTACAAAGAAGAATTAAAGTGATTGAGATAGCAAGAGAATTATTTAGTAAAGCCAAACACTTCAACGAACTGGATGATGATGAGAGAAAATTTATTGCAGGAATTCCAAATAATTTATTGTTAAAAATTGAAGGAGCAGAAGATTGGGCATTCTTCGGAAGTATGAAAGGTGCAGGCAAGTTTAAAAAACAGATAAATGATAACAGTGAATTGATATCAAGAGCCTTAGATCAAATTCCGATCAATGGACAAATTACTAAAATGAATTATGACAATTTTCTGGAATACTTTCAAATGGCATTACCTGGAAATTATTTAGCAACCAGTACAAGATTACTTGCCATGAAGAGACCTGACATATTTATTTGCTACGACAGCAAAAACAACTATGGACTCTGTAAAGATTTTAGTATTACTAGAAATGGAATGGACAACGAGAGATATTGGAATGAAATCATTTTAAGAGTCTACGACAGTGAATGGTGGCAAAAGCCTAATCCCAAAAATGAAATGGAAACAAAAATTAGTTTAGCGCGTTCTGCATTTCTCGACAGTTTGTACTACGAAGGATAA